A portion of the Bosea sp. NBC_00550 genome contains these proteins:
- a CDS encoding transposase: MARHRTHSIEFKRQVAQDYLAGETLHSLARRHDLSRNLVRIWIQKFEAGAFDDEAVAADTIEAYEARIAALERLVGRQALEIEFLKGGFGRAIGLAGPDQPGSSVWPDGECDDLRFC, encoded by the coding sequence ATGGCCCGACACCGCACCCACAGCATCGAGTTCAAACGCCAGGTGGCACAGGATTACCTGGCAGGCGAGACGCTCCATAGCCTCGCCCGCCGGCACGACCTGTCACGCAACCTCGTCCGGATCTGGATCCAGAAGTTCGAGGCTGGCGCCTTCGACGACGAGGCAGTCGCCGCCGATACGATCGAAGCCTACGAAGCGCGCATCGCCGCGCTTGAACGGCTCGTCGGCAGACAGGCTCTGGAGATCGAGTTCCTAAAGGGGGGTTTTGGACGGGCCATTGGCCTAGCTGGACCGGACCAGCCCGGTTCGTCTGTCTGGCCCGATGGGGAATGTGATGACCTGCGCTTCTGTTAA
- a CDS encoding amino acid ABC transporter permease: protein MNYRWNWSILLQEPYWEWLWSGVQWTLSISLTSWALALTIGVAVGIARSLPSRSARLVAGAYVDVFRNIPPLVQLFLWFYVMPEVVPDTIGLWLKRDLPYPEFSTAVVAIGLFAGSRVAEQVRAGIEAVGSPLLPAALATGLRPAQAFRLVVLPLGLRAIVGPLTSEFLITIKLSSLSLTIGVLELTAQSRHVENYTFQGLEAFTFATVGYLVIGLCVTALMHFIDSRIGGAALRKTAT, encoded by the coding sequence ATGAATTACCGGTGGAACTGGTCCATCCTCCTGCAGGAGCCCTATTGGGAGTGGCTCTGGAGCGGCGTGCAGTGGACGCTCTCCATCAGCCTGACCAGCTGGGCGCTAGCGCTGACGATCGGCGTCGCGGTGGGCATCGCACGCAGCCTCCCCAGCCGGAGCGCTCGCTTGGTGGCGGGTGCCTATGTCGACGTATTTCGCAACATTCCGCCGCTGGTCCAGCTCTTCCTGTGGTTCTACGTGATGCCCGAGGTGGTGCCTGACACGATCGGGCTCTGGCTTAAGCGTGATCTACCTTATCCTGAATTCAGCACGGCGGTCGTCGCGATTGGGCTATTCGCGGGGTCTCGTGTCGCGGAGCAGGTCCGGGCCGGGATTGAGGCGGTTGGCAGTCCGTTGTTGCCCGCCGCGCTGGCGACGGGCCTGCGCCCTGCGCAAGCGTTCCGGCTGGTCGTCCTGCCGCTCGGTCTTCGCGCAATCGTGGGGCCGCTGACCTCCGAGTTCCTGATCACGATCAAGCTGTCGTCGCTGAGCCTGACAATCGGCGTCCTCGAGCTGACGGCGCAGAGCCGCCATGTCGAGAACTATACCTTCCAAGGCCTCGAGGCCTTCACCTTCGCCACCGTCGGCTATCTGGTGATCGGACTGTGCGTGACGGCGCTGATGCACTTCATCGACAGCAGGATC